In the genome of Anabas testudineus chromosome 4, fAnaTes1.2, whole genome shotgun sequence, one region contains:
- the c4h1orf210 gene encoding type III endosome membrane protein TEMP → MELSSNGTISTPTSPHNDTLTSQKSRYTSHNWEFLVAVLVTAISVSLLITLLAKCHVVRRYLASYRHTRLRETDTVSQHDPSVLEVEFAMQGGRGINPYSLPPVSEEDDDGFIEDNYIPASERARAERAAETMEDIEEELDEIEFTIA, encoded by the exons ATGGAGCTATCATCAAATGGCACAATCTCTACTCCAACATCACCACACAACG ACACTTTGACAAGCCAGAAAAGCAGATATACCAGTCACAACTGGGAGTTCCTGGTGGCTGTCCTGGTCACAGCCATCTCTGTTTCCCTTCTCATCACACTTCTGGCTAAATGCCACGTGGTCCGACGCTACCTGGCAAGCTACAGGCACACACGGCTgagggagacagacacagtCAGCCAGCATGACCCATCAG TCCTGGAGGTGGAATTTGCCATGCAGGGTGGACGTGGAATAAACCCGTACAGTCTCCCTCCAGTAAGCGAGGAGGACGATGACGGCTTCATTGAGGACAACTACATCCCGGCcagtgagagagcgagagccGAGAGGGCAGCAGAGACAATGGAGGACATAGAGGAAGAGCTAGATGAGATTGAATTTACTATTGCATAG